The sequence TTGTTGTGCCCCTTAGTGTTTTATTGAAAAAAGAGGAGATCGAATACCATTTGCGCGATAGTGATGCAAAGGCTTATTTCTGCTATACCGGCACTCCCGAAATCGCCATGGGTGAAATGGGTTACGCCGCTTTCAAGGCTGTGGAAACCTGTACAGAATTCATTCTCGTGATGCCAACTGCCAGCATGCCGGCTGCTATTGAAGGCACAACAACTTTAGGCAGTTTCATGATGCCACAATCCGCTGACCTCGAAACCTACCTGAGCAATGGCGATGATACCTGTGTCATCATTTACACATCCGGTACTACCGGCAGGCCTAAGGGCGCCGAACTTACCCATTCCAACCTGCTCCTCAATGCCCTTATTTCCTGCGACCTGATGTCCACCAATTCCACTGATGTTTCCCTGATCGTTTTACCCCTGTTCCATATTTTTGGCATGACTGTGTTAATGAATGCCGGTGTACTAAAAGGCTGTACAAATGTTTTATTACCCCGCTTCGATGCTGAAACAGCTTTTGACCTGATGCAAAAACATAAGGTGACGCTTTTTGCTGGCGTCCCCACCATGTATTGGGGCCTGTTGCATTACAATGATCCGAAGTTTGATTATGACCGGATTGCCGCCAACTTAAAATCCTGTGTTTCTGGCGGTGCTTCTTTGCCTTTGCAGGTGATCGAAGATTTTGAACGACGCTTTAATGTACCGATCATCGAAGGCTATGGCATGTCTGAAGGATCACCAGTTGTTACTTTTAACCGGTATGATACCATCCGCAAGCCAGGCTCCGTTGGTACTCCCGTCTGGGGCGTGGAGGTCAAACTGATAGATCATGATGGCCTTGAAGTTCCCGTTGGCGAAAAAGGTGAATTATTGTACCGCGGCCACAACGTGATGAAGGGTTATTACAAAAAACCGGAAGAAACAGCAAAGGCTTTACAAAACGGCTGGCTGCATTCCGGCGATATTGCCATTAAAGACGAAGACGGATTTTACTTTATTGTTGACCGTACCAAAGACATGATCAACCGCGGCGGCTATAAAGTTTACCCACGCGAAATAGAGGAAGTCATGATCACCCACGAAGCGGTTTCCCTGGTGGCCGTCATTGGTATCCCGCACTATGAACTGGGTGAAGAAGTGAAGGCTTTTGTGGTGCTGAATGCAGGACAGAACATCACCGAAATTGAACTGATCAGCTGGACAAAAGAAAAAGTGGCCACCTACAAATATCCACGCCACGTTGAGTTCCTGGCTGCCCTGCCCATGAGTGCCACCGGTAAGATCCTGAAAAAGGAGTTACGGAAATGAAGCCGGGCATCAAATCAACAAAGGGTTTATTGTTAAATTTTTCATGAACTTATTATTATAATTTTAATAACTCTGATCTATCTATTTGAAAAGGACTTGAAGTTAGTAGCGCTCATAAACAATCAAAACCCTGTTATGGAAGTTTTAACATGGATGCGTAGCTTACCTTTGCATACAAAGAAGGCAATACTAATTTTACTTATTCCCCTTGTGGCCGGCCAGGCTTTCGGCCAACAGTTCAATTCAGATAGCTACCTATCTAAAAAACATGGTACAATAACGATTATTCCAACGTTTGGCCAACGGAATACGATGCTCATGACCACCTATTCCCTTTTTCCAAAGTGGGAATTTACAATGGCTGCATATATATATAATAACGATAAGGACCTTGCTACCAACGATGGCTATTCAACATCATTTTATGGCAAATATATGTTCTATGAAAACGAGGCCAAGACAGGGGGGGCTTCTGTAAAAGCAGGTACAGGGCTATTTCCGGGCAACCTTGAGGGTGAGGATAAAGTAAATGATGCCTTCAAAACTTTTTGGGTAAACGCTCCTGCGACCATCGCACTTTTTAAAAACACACTACAATGGGATCTTATGCCAGGCGCAAGTATGACTGTAGATTATGGATCAAAAAATATGACTGCCTGGGGAATCACTTACTCCACACGCCTGGCCTGGTATCCGCTTGGCCCGAAAGTATCCATCGTGGGGGAAGTATTTGGCATGACTGGGCCTGCAGGATCCCCCACTGAATATAAAGGTGGCTTGCGTTGGGAACCCAGCCAATATGCTGTTTTTGCACTGACCTATGGCCAGGAATTTAAAGGCAATAATGGCGCCGGGTTTGAACTTGGTGTGATGATATTTACCCCGCCATTTGCCTGTTTCCGCGGGTGTGGTACACCGAAGAAAGAACGTAGTAAATGGTTTAAACGAAAATCCCAACAGCAAACCTCCGTACAATAAAGAAACTACTTACACAAAATGGTAGAGAAACACAACGTCGCCGCTGAATGCGAGTTTTGGCTGGTCTTTTATTTCCAGTTGAATGAAGAGCGTAGCCTTGGTGACACCTCTCAGGTTGATGATGGATTTAAGTGATACCCTGCAGCGTACCTCATTGTTAACACAAACGGCCTGCCCGAACTTAAGCTGCTCAATGCCGTAATTCACCTCCATCTTAACATCCTGTACATCCACAATCTGTTTCCAGAAAAAAGGCACAAGGGAGAGCGTTAGATAGCCATGCGCTATTGTTGTTTTAAAAGGGCTTTCTGCTTTGGCCCTTTCTGCATCACAATGAATCCATTGATGGTCGAGGGTGGCATCGGCGAAATTGTTGATCTGCTCCTGTGTTATTTTGTGCCAGGATGATACACCGATTTCCTTCCCTAAATATGACTCGAATGCCGCATGACTATTGATGATTACCATAAAGCTAATTTAATGGAATGATTTGTTTTTTGGCAATTTTATTTTGGCCATAATCATCAACTATATTGATGTAAATCATTTCCAGTGCAGCAGGTTAAACAGAACTTTATCGACATTGAAAATTTCGTCCATGGGAAAGCTAATAAAGGTGCTGGTTGTAGTTTACCTGTTAATAAATGTACCTGCGTGCAAAAAGGATACTGTTGAAACCCCTGCTACGCCTAAACCTTCCATATCCAACCTACAGTATTTGCCTGATACTGTTGCACTTATTAAACCAGGATCCACCCTGACGATTCATGGCTCTGTTGATTTTACAAATGCTGCAGGCGGCGTTTCCAAATTAAGGCTGACCACTTCAACCGGGTCAGATATAACGGTACTTATTCCCTCTAACGCACAAACAAGTGGTACTGTAACGGGGGTCCTTGAGGCTTTATTTCCGGCGGAAGCCGGTAAGGTAACATTCCAGCTCTGGATAATTGACAATAAGGGTAACGTCTCCAACAAATTGAATGGTGCTGTCGTGGTTATTATCGACGACAGTGGTAAGGAATGGACGCAGATAGGTATAACTTCGAATTGGAGCCTATACAGGGTGACTTGGGCTAACCAAAGATTTATGGCAGTGGGAGAATCCGGCGTTATTGTCACCGCATCTGATCAGTTAAGTTCATGGACCGAACTTAATTCCGGAACAAGTTCCACGCTTCATGGCATTATTTGGTCTGGCTCGCAATATATTACCGTTGGATCATCAAATACAATTCTCAGTTCACCGGATGGCACAGAATGGACATCCCGGTTTTCCCCTCCTGCCGGCAGTAATTTTTGGTTTAATTCAATTGCGTGGTCAGGTAATGTTTTTGTAGCTGCCGGAATAGATTATTCTGACCCAATGGGTTCAACAACTGCTATATTCAATTCAACCGACGGCAATACCTGGACAAAAAATGCATTTACAGTTGCAGGTGGCGAAATTAATTCTGTGATATGGGCCAATGGCCAGTATGTAGCGGTTGGAAAAGTATTAGGTTCGCCACTCATTCTTACATCATCAGATGGATTGAGCTGGGTAAACAGAAGCAAGTCTATTGATTTCGGTAAGGGATCTTCACTAAGTGATATAACCTATACCGGGCGAAAATATGCTGCCGTGGGATTTAGCCTGACAGCCACTTCTACTGATGCTATAAACTGGACTATAAATGACAATATTTCCTGGGGAGCTACGGGAGTCACCTGGTCTGGCCACACATTATTGGCAACAAGTGTTGGCGGCGGAATCTACGGTTCCACAGATGGTTTAAACTGGTCAATAACCTACGATGGAGCCACCCCTTTGGCAAGTATTACCTGGTCGGGGTATCAATATGTTAGTGTCGGATTTATTCAACCGATACTCTTAGTATCCCCGGCACTATTTTAACTTTGCAGTACAGGAACTATCTCCGGGTCATTAAATATTTCTTCAATCAATTTCTTATAGGTCTCGGGAATATACTCTTTGTATTTTCCCGGACCCCAGGCAATAGTTCCACCTAATTCCCGCTTGCCACGAAATGTTTTTTGTTTTATAAATCATCTTGCTCAGAATAAATGTTAATCTCTAAATTATACATTAAGGATGTAACGCCATATCCATCCGTATGAAATTCCTTACAATCGATCAGGATCAGTCTATTATTATTGGTCTTTTTAAGCTTATCAATGACCAGGGATTCCTTTTCATTAAACTGGGTTGTTACAACAGATACTGTACTTCCTTGTTTTGACAGGGAAGAAGAAATGGATGAGGACATATTATCTGTAAAGGGCTTTCCATTGGCCGTGCCCATGGGATAAGCTATTCCTGCTCCGGAACGCGTATACCCTACGAAATCAGATTTGCGGGCGCCACTAACAACCTGTTCCCTCTGATCCCAACTTGCCAGTGCAATTCGCTGTTTGAAGGCAGGAACATTCGCATAAACACCTTCATACTCCACTTTCCGGGAAATAGCACAACTGATCAATAAACATAAAACCAAAAAATTAATAATTTTTACTTTCATATGCATAATTTAAAACGAGATATTGTAAGCTACCCTATTATTCGGAAAGGCCATTTTTGAGACGAAATTTTCTACCAAAATCACAGACTATTTGCCGCATTACATATGATGCATGTTATTTCCAGGTATGATTTATAAAGATCAGGGCCTAATGTACCTGACTTACTGCGGGGATATAAAGGTTGACACCAGAGAAAAAGAGTTTACCGGGTTTGTTGTTCAAATACCGGCAGTTTAGCTTATTTTGGAATAAGCATCTTATAATTAGTATGACTCAAAAATATGCTGGTATGACAGTGAATGAGCGACTTTCCGAAAGTAGCATGTTGGATCTTTTTTATACAGCTGTGGAGGAAAAAAATGTGCAACAGGTTATGGCCATATTTAAGCAAATGGAATTAACTGATTCATCAATTACTGACATTTTAATTTCTTTAGGTTTTAAATATCCTGATGACGGTAATCAATAATTATACATTATGAAAACTCTTAAAACCATTCATGCATTCATACTGGTCTTTCTTGTAACATCCTGCAGCACAAAACAGAAAGAGTTCTTTACCATAGAAAGTGAAGGCACCAAACTGAAAGTTGAAACGGTTACCGACAGCATCACTATTCCCTTTGGGATGGACTTCCTGCCCAACGGCCGTTTGCTGGTGACGGACAGGGCCATCGGACACATGGTGGTGGTAAATACTGCAACCGGTGAAAAAGAATTAATACAAGGCGTTCCCCCGGTAGTAGGCCAGGGTGATGGCGGCCTGCTTGACATCTTAGTTCATCCTGATTATAAAAATAACGGCTGGATCTATTTTTCTTACAGCGAGGGCGACACCACTTCCAATACCATGGTGGTGGAGCGCGCTAAATTAGACGGGCTGAAACTCGTTCAGCGGGAAAGATTATTCACGGCCCTGCCCTACTTTAAAAAACCCCTCCACCATGGCTCGCGACTCGTACTTAAAGATGGCTACCTGTTCATCGCCATGGGTGAAAAAACAGACCTGCAGGATTCCGCTCAAACCCTGGGTAACCATTTAGGCAAAGTCCTGCGCATCTTTGAAGATGGCCGCGTACCGAGGGATAACCCATTTGTGGATACTCCTGACGCCAAACCAGAAGTCTGGACATACGGGCATCGCAATCCGAATGGTTTAGCCCTCAACCCGGCTACAGGTGATTTATGGGAACATGAGCATGGCCCCATGGGTGGTGATGAACTCAACCTCATTAAACCAGGGTTGAATTACGGATGGCCTGTCATTACATACGGATTAAACTATGACAGTACAAAGGTTGGTGAAGGCATTACAGAAAAGGAAGGGATGGAGCAACCCGTTTATTATTACAAACCATCCATTGCACCCAGTGGTATGCAGTTCTATTCTTCTGATGTGATACCCATGTGGAAAGGCAATCTGTTCATTGGTGCCATGGCGCTGAAACACCTGAACCGGCTGGTCCTTGAAAACAATAAAGTCATAAAGGAAGAACGCTTACTCACCGATAAAAAATGGCGGGTGCGCTCAGTGAAACAAGGACCAGACGGCTTCCTGTATATAGGTGTTGATGGCGGAAAGATTCTACGGATCAGGCCCAATTAAGCACCATGCCCAAAACCGATTATGGCCAGTTTTGAAAAAGCAGCCTGTTGATTAAAGATCGTGTTGGTACAAAAGTGAAGATTAAATTAATCTTACAACTTTATTTTCAGCGATACCGCAGGCTGCGATTTTACCAAGAAATTGCTACCCTTCGGTAAATACAATTCCTGGTTCTTAAAACTTATAGCCGCCGCCTTCTTGGCATTGTTGCGGGAACTAATAAACAGCGGAATACTGCCCAAGGCGGTACAAGTACCAACTAAAAATAGAATGCCGCCGGTGTCGGTTTGACTGTCGCCTTCAAAAAGCCAGTCAGATTGGTTAAAGACAATTACACC comes from Flavihumibacter fluvii and encodes:
- a CDS encoding long-chain-fatty-acid--CoA ligase — its product is MLNLASILEDSTRRYPAKPAFTFRDNSFTYAEINMAANKVANGLIEKGIRPGDKVALSCLNLPQFPIIYFGILKAGAIVVPLSVLLKKEEIEYHLRDSDAKAYFCYTGTPEIAMGEMGYAAFKAVETCTEFILVMPTASMPAAIEGTTTLGSFMMPQSADLETYLSNGDDTCVIIYTSGTTGRPKGAELTHSNLLLNALISCDLMSTNSTDVSLIVLPLFHIFGMTVLMNAGVLKGCTNVLLPRFDAETAFDLMQKHKVTLFAGVPTMYWGLLHYNDPKFDYDRIAANLKSCVSGGASLPLQVIEDFERRFNVPIIEGYGMSEGSPVVTFNRYDTIRKPGSVGTPVWGVEVKLIDHDGLEVPVGEKGELLYRGHNVMKGYYKKPEETAKALQNGWLHSGDIAIKDEDGFYFIVDRTKDMINRGGYKVYPREIEEVMITHEAVSLVAVIGIPHYELGEEVKAFVVLNAGQNITEIELISWTKEKVATYKYPRHVEFLAALPMSATGKILKKELRK
- a CDS encoding MaoC family dehydratase; this translates as MVIINSHAAFESYLGKEIGVSSWHKITQEQINNFADATLDHQWIHCDAERAKAESPFKTTIAHGYLTLSLVPFFWKQIVDVQDVKMEVNYGIEQLKFGQAVCVNNEVRCRVSLKSIINLRGVTKATLFIQLEIKDQPKLAFSGDVVFLYHFV
- a CDS encoding PQQ-dependent sugar dehydrogenase, with the protein product MKTLKTIHAFILVFLVTSCSTKQKEFFTIESEGTKLKVETVTDSITIPFGMDFLPNGRLLVTDRAIGHMVVVNTATGEKELIQGVPPVVGQGDGGLLDILVHPDYKNNGWIYFSYSEGDTTSNTMVVERAKLDGLKLVQRERLFTALPYFKKPLHHGSRLVLKDGYLFIAMGEKTDLQDSAQTLGNHLGKVLRIFEDGRVPRDNPFVDTPDAKPEVWTYGHRNPNGLALNPATGDLWEHEHGPMGGDELNLIKPGLNYGWPVITYGLNYDSTKVGEGITEKEGMEQPVYYYKPSIAPSGMQFYSSDVIPMWKGNLFIGAMALKHLNRLVLENNKVIKEERLLTDKKWRVRSVKQGPDGFLYIGVDGGKILRIRPN